The sequence TTCTTCAGGTTTTTGTAATATATAAAAAGAATTTTTTTGCAACCTTAAATGTTTTCTACTGGATAAACATTAGCACCAAGAGGTATAACTTCCACATCTTTAGGCAAAGCATCGACGGTACTTATAACAGCTAATTCCTGATCATGTTCATTCACAATCTTTGTTTCTGAGTTATGTTCTGTCTCCTGTGTTTGTTTTTCTTGTATTGAGGGCTTTCCCTTGAATTCTTCTGCTTGTAATACGTTTTTCTTTAATAGTTTATTTATATTCTCTAGTAAATCATCTCCTATTTTGTTGTCCCACAAATTCATTATTGTCAAAGTGTTATTGTGTTGTAAGGCGTGTACTAGTGCCTTAGCTCCCTTATTGCTTATCTGGTTGTTCCACAAATGTATTTCTGTCACAGTGCTATTGCTCTTTAAGGCATCAGCTAGTGCTTTAGCTCCCTCATCGCTTATTTGGTTGCCCCACAAATGCACTTCTGTTATAGTACTATTGTTTTTTAAGGCTTGTGCTAGTGCCTTAGCTCCCTCATCGCCTATCTGGTTTCCGCCCAGAACTATATGCGTTACAGTTTTATTGTTCTCTAAGGCTTGAGCTACTGCCTTAGTTCCCTCATCACCTATCTGGTTGCTGTTCAAATTTATTTTTGTTACAGTGCTATTGTTCGCTAAAGTATCTGCTAATTCTTTCGCTCCTTTATCACCTATGCAATTTTCATTCAAATTTATGTCCGTTACAGTTTTGTTATTCTTTAAGGCTTGAGCTAGTGATTTCACTCCATCATCGCCTATCTTGTTGTATTTTAAATTTATTTTTGTTACAGTACTATTGTTCTCTAGGGCTTGAGCTAGTGCCTTAGCTCCCTCATCGCCTATTTTATTGTCCTTCAAATCTATGTGCGTTACAGTATCATTGCTCTCTAAGGCTTGAGCTAGTTCCTTAGCTCCCTCATCGCCTATATAGTTGTTCTTCAAATATATGTGTGTCACAGTGCTATTGCTCTTTAAGGCATCAGCTAGTTCCTTAGCTCCCTCATCGCTTATCTTGTTACTTTCCAAATATAGGTGTGTTACAGTTTTATTGTTCTTTAAGGTTTGAGCTAGTTCCTTAGCTCCCTCACCACCTATATCGTTGTAACTCAAATTTATTTGCGTTACAGTGCTATTGTTCTCTAAGGCTTGGGCTAGTAGCTTTGCTTCCTTATCGCCTATCTTGTTGTGACTCAAGTCTATATGTGTCACAGTGCTATTGCTCGTTAAGGTTTGTGCTATTGCCTTAGTTCCCTCACCACCTATCTTGTTCCAGCTCAAATCTATTTTCATTACAGTGCTATTACTTGCTAAGGCTTGAGCCAGTGCCTTAGCTCCATCATTGCCTATCTTGTTCCAGCTCAAATCTATTTTCATTACAGTGCTATTATTCGCTAAGGCTTGAGCTAGTGCCTTAGCTCCCTCATCGCCTATGTTGTTGCTACCCAAATTTATTGTTGTTATAGATTTATTGTTTGTTAAGATGTGTGCTAGTGCCTTAGCTTCCTCATCGTCTATTTTATTGTCCTTCAAATCTATGTGCGTTACAGTATCATTGCTCTCTAAGGCTTGAGCTAGTTCGTTAGCTCCCTCATCGTCTATCTGATTAATACCAAAGCACCAAGTCAAATCTATTTCCTTAATATCTTTTTTAGCTTTCAAGTCTTCAATAATTTTTTTAAGTGTATTCATAACATTTACCTCATGTGAAAAAATAAATTAGAACATTCTTTTTAAAATATAAAACAGTATTAGTGTTTCTATTCTTAGTATAATACGCTCATATTTATAAGTATATCTAATTTTCTACATTATTTAGCTTGGGAGTTTTTTATGATAAATTTTTATTGATTTATTAACTAATTAGTTTCTGATAATTGACAAATTAATTACTACTTGTTAACATATCAAAGATTCCTTTTCATGTGATATTAATTATGCAAGATACCACTACTAACGATTTACACAAGATTATAGCTAATATTAGGGATAGTCTGCGTAAAAATTATATAGAAGCTGAAATACGTTACAGATTAAAAGATCCTTATTCTGCTTTAAAGAAGATGCTAAGGAAGGGTATTACTGTGAAAGAATTGACTGACCTAATTGGTTTTAGGATTATAGTTAATAAGCAATATGAATGTTATAAATTATTGACTATTCTTTACAAGATATATCCTGTTAATATGGAGAAGAGCAAAGACTATATTGCTAACCCTAAGGATAATGGTTACCGTTCTTTGCATATCGTAGTTATAGCAGATACCTATGACTGTAACATAGAAATACAAATACGGACTAACAGGATGCATAATATGGCAGAATCTGGTAGCGCTAACCATAAGAACTATAAAAAGATACAGGAAGAAAAACTAAGAGAGTTATTATATGAGGAGAAACTTAATACAGCTGCTATTAATACTGAGATAAATAAGGCATATGATATTTTTAACCAATTTAATTGGACTATATCAGAGCTTGTTGCTTATGAGCAGATAATTGAAAATCTTTGGCATAAATTCCAAAAGAATTTTTAAAATTCGATAATCAAGTTTTTTTGCAGATTTGAATAAAATATAGGATCATGGTTGTCATCCCTGCGAAAGCAGGGATCTAAAAATCCCCTGAGGTATTATAGATTCCCGCCTACGCGGGAATGACAAATTTTGCGTTTAAAGATAGCTCTGCAAAAAACTTGATTATCGAGAAAAAGATATCCAAAATTTATTGGCAATATTAGTTTAATTTAATGTACAATTAAACTAATTAGAGAGGTATTTATGGAAGATATTGCCAATTGGCAAGCAAAGTTTGAGTGTTGTGACTATTCTGATAAGTTACTTAATAAATTGATTTTACTAAACAACAAGGTACCTTATCCAGTAGATATCAGAGAAATTATCAAAGCTATCTATTATGCTAAGAAATATCATGGTAGTCAAAGGCGGCAATCCGGCGAGCCTTATTACTCTCATCCAATAGAAGTAGCATACATGGTTGCCCAGTACACAGCCCAAGAAATTCCCACATTATTTAAAACTGAGA comes from Candidatus Tisiphia endosymbiont of Sialis lutaria and encodes:
- a CDS encoding bifunctional (p)ppGpp synthetase/guanosine-3',5'-bis(diphosphate) 3'-pyrophosphohydrolase — encoded protein: MQDTTTNDLHKIIANIRDSLRKNYIEAEIRYRLKDPYSALKKMLRKGITVKELTDLIGFRIIVNKQYECYKLLTILYKIYPVNMEKSKDYIANPKDNGYRSLHIVVIADTYDCNIEIQIRTNRMHNMAESGSANHKNYKKIQEEKLRELLYEEKLNTAAINTEINKAYDIFNQFNWTISELVAYEQIIENLWHKFQKNF